The Pseudomonadota bacterium genome contains a region encoding:
- the ccoN gene encoding cytochrome-c oxidase, cbb3-type subunit I — translation MAETALAGDTAVSKDTVTYNDAVIRRFAIATMVWGVVAFLAGVYIALQLAFPIFNLDLPWTTFGRLRPVHTSAAIFAFGGNALFATSLYCVQRTCRTSLFGGAHAGNFLFWGYNFFIVIAAWGYVTGVTQSREYAEPEWMADLWLTVVWVVYLVVFVGTIMKRREPHIYVANWFFLAFIVTVAMLHIVNNLAIPVDWTGAKSYSLFSGVQDALTQWWYAHNAVGFFLTAGFLGIMYYFVPKQAERPVYSYRLSIVHFWSLIFLYIWAGPHHLHYTSLPDWAQTLGMTFSVMLWMPSWGGMINGIMTLSGAWYKLRTDPVLRMMVVSIGFYGMSTFEGPVMSIKAVNALSHYTDWTIGHVHSGALGWVAYISFGAIYYLFPKLWGRERLYSLKLVNWHFWISTVGILLYIIAMWISGIMQGLMWRTYDTLGFLQYSFVETVVAMHPFYVVRAMGGALFLIGALIMVYNLWRTVRGDVRDEAVARPPQAATQPAE, via the coding sequence ATGGCCGAGACAGCGCTGGCCGGCGATACCGCCGTTTCCAAAGACACCGTGACCTATAACGATGCGGTCATACGCCGGTTCGCCATCGCGACCATGGTCTGGGGTGTCGTGGCGTTTCTGGCAGGCGTCTACATCGCGCTGCAATTGGCGTTTCCGATTTTCAACCTGGATCTGCCGTGGACGACCTTCGGACGGCTCAGGCCGGTCCATACCTCCGCCGCGATCTTTGCCTTCGGTGGTAACGCGCTCTTCGCCACGTCGCTCTACTGCGTGCAGCGGACCTGCCGGACATCACTGTTCGGCGGCGCGCACGCGGGCAATTTCCTGTTCTGGGGCTACAACTTCTTCATCGTCATCGCGGCCTGGGGCTACGTCACCGGCGTGACGCAAAGCCGCGAGTACGCCGAACCCGAATGGATGGCGGATCTGTGGCTGACCGTGGTTTGGGTCGTCTACCTGGTTGTCTTTGTCGGCACGATCATGAAGCGGCGCGAGCCGCACATTTATGTCGCCAACTGGTTCTTCCTGGCCTTCATCGTCACCGTGGCGATGTTGCACATCGTCAACAACCTGGCGATCCCCGTCGACTGGACGGGTGCGAAGAGCTATTCGCTGTTCTCTGGCGTCCAGGACGCGCTGACCCAGTGGTGGTACGCCCATAACGCGGTGGGCTTTTTCCTGACCGCGGGCTTCCTGGGCATCATGTACTACTTCGTGCCCAAGCAGGCGGAGCGGCCGGTCTATTCCTACCGGCTCTCCATCGTTCACTTTTGGTCGCTGATCTTCCTCTATATCTGGGCCGGGCCCCATCACCTGCATTACACGTCGCTGCCCGACTGGGCGCAGACGCTGGGCATGACGTTCTCAGTGATGCTGTGGATGCCGTCATGGGGCGGCATGATCAACGGCATCATGACGCTGTCGGGCGCGTGGTACAAACTCAGGACCGATCCGGTTCTGCGCATGATGGTGGTCTCGATCGGCTTCTACGGTATGTCGACTTTCGAGGGCCCGGTCATGTCGATCAAGGCGGTCAATGCCTTGAGCCACTACACCGACTGGACCATCGGCCACGTGCATTCCGGCGCGCTGGGTTGGGTCGCCTATATCAGCTTCGGCGCGATCTACTATCTGTTTCCGAAACTGTGGGGGCGCGAGCGACTCTATTCGCTGAAGCTGGTGAACTGGCACTTCTGGATTTCGACCGTCGGCATCCTGCTTTACATCATCGCGATGTGGATCTCCGGCATCATGCAGGGCCTGATGTGGCGGACCTACGATACGCTGGGTTTCCTTCAGTACTCTTTCGTCGAAACCGTCGTCGCCATGCACCCGTTCTATGTCGTGCGCGCGATGGGCGGCGCCCTGTTCCTGATCGGTGCATTGATCATGGTTTACAATCTGTGGCGCACGGTGCGCGGTGACGTTCGTGATGAAGCGGTCGCCAGACCGCCGCAAGCCGCCACGCAGCCGGCGGAATAG
- the ccoP gene encoding cytochrome-c oxidase, cbb3-type subunit III produces MPTKIEKDAVTGQDTTGHEWDGIKELNNPLPKWWLYILWATVIWSIGYYFWSSPIPGVEGFQEPARERLEQTMATAREQQSVFLEKIAAAQLEEIRDDPELLNFAMAGGGSAFADNCAPCHGQGGAGAPGFPTLADDAWIWGGTLEAIHETILHGVRTDDIQSRYSEMMAFGDGILDRSQVSDVADYVLSLSGQSVDRDAAARGEVLFEENCVACHAEGGVGDMEQGAPALNNQVWLYGGTKADIEAQIWRPQHGVMPGWVDRLDPETIKMLTVYVHTLGGGQ; encoded by the coding sequence ATGCCGACCAAGATCGAAAAGGATGCTGTCACCGGCCAGGATACGACCGGCCACGAATGGGACGGCATCAAGGAACTGAACAACCCGTTGCCGAAGTGGTGGCTCTACATTCTGTGGGCGACCGTCATCTGGTCGATCGGCTATTACTTCTGGTCGTCGCCGATCCCCGGTGTCGAAGGTTTTCAGGAACCGGCGCGCGAGCGTTTGGAACAGACCATGGCGACGGCGCGGGAACAGCAGTCTGTATTCTTGGAGAAGATTGCGGCGGCTCAGCTCGAAGAAATTCGTGACGATCCCGAACTCTTGAACTTCGCCATGGCCGGCGGCGGTTCGGCGTTCGCCGACAACTGCGCGCCCTGCCACGGTCAAGGCGGCGCCGGCGCGCCGGGTTTCCCGACGCTGGCCGACGACGCCTGGATCTGGGGCGGAACGCTCGAGGCGATCCATGAGACGATCCTGCACGGCGTCAGAACCGACGACATCCAGTCGCGCTACTCCGAGATGATGGCGTTCGGCGACGGCATCCTGGACCGGTCCCAGGTCTCCGATGTCGCCGACTACGTGCTGTCGCTGAGCGGACAGTCTGTCGACCGCGATGCCGCGGCGCGTGGTGAGGTGCTGTTCGAAGAAAACTGTGTTGCCTGCCATGCCGAGGGCGGGGTCGGCGATATGGAACAGGGCGCGCCTGCGCTCAACAACCAAGTCTGGCTCTATGGTGGCACGAAAGCCGATATCGAAGCCCAGATCTGGCGGCCGCAGCACGGCGTGATGCCGGGATGGGTCGATCGCTTGGACCCGGAGACCATCAAAATGCTGACGGTCTATGTGCACACGCTGGGCGGCGGCCAGTAG
- a CDS encoding cbb3-type cytochrome c oxidase subunit 3, producing MSLQEISDIARELWVVWLIVLFVGIIIWAYRPRSKKSFEEQGKIPFKDDNGEA from the coding sequence ATGTCGCTCCAGGAAATCTCGGATATCGCGCGTGAACTCTGGGTCGTTTGGCTGATCGTGCTGTTCGTCGGCATCATCATTTGGGCCTACCGGCCGCGCAGCAAAAAGAGTTTTGAGGAACAGGGCAAGATCCCGTTCAAAGACGACAACGGGGAGGCTTGA
- the ccoG gene encoding cytochrome c oxidase accessory protein CcoG has protein sequence MVDIYGNADAQSRQEQKHESLYQNRVKVYPKKVAGTFRRLKWTVLIVLLGIYYIAPWIRWDRGPNAPDQAFLIDMPHRRAYFLWIEIWPQEIYYLAGILLLGAVGLIFVTSLFGRVWCGYTCPQTVWTDLFMWVERLIEGDRTKRMRFDKAPASSSKLTKKAAKHGVWLIIAALTGGAWIMYFNDAPTVVVNILTGQASLKVYGFFALFTATTYLLAGWAREQVCVYMCPWPRFQSAMFDEDTMIVTYESWRGEPRGKHKKGTSWEGRGHCVDCKQCVAACPTGIDIRDGVQLECIGCALCIDACNEIMGRLDLPRGLISYDTDRNLANKAEGKPLRYRLIRPRTIIYSVLLVVVATVMVWSLATRAQVDINVLHDRNPLFVTLSDGSIRNGYTIKILNMTREEKAYKLAFEGLGYAEMTVVGQEDSASQNIARLTAGSDTVATYRVFMVVPADLVQGEVQDFNFVLTELQSSETVRRGTVFRGP, from the coding sequence ATGGTTGATATCTATGGCAACGCGGACGCCCAATCGCGCCAAGAACAAAAGCATGAGAGCCTCTACCAGAACCGGGTCAAGGTGTACCCGAAGAAGGTGGCGGGCACGTTCCGGCGCTTGAAATGGACGGTTCTCATCGTCCTGCTGGGCATCTACTACATCGCGCCGTGGATCCGCTGGGATCGCGGACCGAACGCCCCCGATCAGGCGTTTCTGATCGATATGCCGCACCGGCGTGCCTACTTCCTGTGGATCGAGATCTGGCCGCAGGAAATCTATTACCTCGCCGGCATTCTCCTGTTGGGCGCCGTCGGCCTGATTTTCGTGACCAGTCTGTTCGGCCGCGTGTGGTGCGGCTACACCTGTCCGCAGACGGTCTGGACCGATCTCTTCATGTGGGTCGAACGCCTGATCGAAGGCGACCGTACCAAACGCATGCGGTTCGACAAGGCGCCGGCGTCGTCCTCAAAACTCACGAAGAAGGCCGCCAAGCACGGTGTCTGGCTGATCATTGCCGCGCTGACCGGTGGCGCTTGGATCATGTACTTCAACGACGCGCCGACCGTCGTGGTGAACATCCTGACCGGCCAGGCCTCACTCAAGGTGTACGGCTTCTTCGCGCTGTTCACGGCGACGACCTATCTGTTGGCCGGCTGGGCGCGCGAACAGGTCTGCGTCTACATGTGCCCGTGGCCGCGTTTCCAATCCGCCATGTTCGACGAGGACACGATGATCGTGACCTACGAGAGCTGGCGCGGCGAGCCACGCGGCAAGCACAAGAAGGGCACCAGCTGGGAAGGCCGCGGACACTGCGTCGACTGCAAACAATGCGTCGCCGCCTGTCCGACCGGTATCGATATCCGCGACGGCGTTCAGCTTGAGTGCATCGGCTGCGCGCTTTGTATTGATGCCTGCAACGAAATCATGGGTCGCCTTGATCTGCCCAGGGGCCTGATCAGCTATGACACCGACCGCAACCTCGCCAACAAGGCCGAAGGTAAGCCGCTGAGATACCGGCTGATCCGCCCACGGACCATTATCTACTCTGTCCTGCTGGTTGTCGTCGCCACGGTCATGGTCTGGAGTCTGGCGACCCGTGCGCAGGTCGACATCAATGTCCTGCACGACCGCAACCCGCTCTTTGTAACGCTATCGGATGGCAGCATCCGCAACGGCTATACGATCAAAATCCTCAACATGACGCGCGAGGAGAAGGCTTACAAACTCGCGTTCGAGGGATTGGGGTATGCCGAGATGACCGTTGTCGGCCAAGAGGACTCGGCAAGTCAGAACATTGCCCGCCTGACCGCCGGTTCCGACACGGTCGCGACCTATCGTGTTTTCATGGTCGTCCCGGCGGACCTGGTTCAAGGTGAGGTTCAAGACTTCAACTTCGTGCTGACCGAACTTCAGTCATCCGAAACGGTGCGGCGTGGCACTGTCTTTAGAGGGCCCTGA
- a CDS encoding heavy metal translocating P-type ATPase, which yields MSDVVHLKPASSAASANVANDADAVDCTDFIQDAGDGGHRLHLLVEGAHCGGCVRKIEGALAGFDDVTEARMNLSTRRLAVGWHGQAARANTFARAVAGLGFRVMPYDPISASGAYEQDGRMLLRCMAVAGFAAANVMLLSVSIWSGHVEGMTSATRDLFHWLSALIALPAVVYAGRPFFRSAIAALRNRRANMDVPISLAVILASAMSLAETMRGADHAYFDSAVMLLFFLLVGRYLDHRARGKVRFAAERLLALGQAPVTVINPDGTRQARHPANVDLGQHVLVATGERVAVDGQVVAGDGELDTSLITGETMPRHIHAGDVVHAGMLNLGAPLTLVVSATGEGTVLADIVRLMEAAEQRRAGYVALADRVARFYAPVVHGLAAGAFFGWFVLGGMAWQDALMIAIAVLIVTCPCALGLAVPAVQVIASGRLMRGGILLKSATALERFATIDTVVFDKTGTLTQGEPDLINRDAIAAADLTLAASIAAASRHPLARALVRAAPVAPLAEDVREVPGSGLVMVRDGAEVKLGNRPWCGIETNKQDDLDGPELWLRHADGTTVRFAFSDRLRDGARDVVAVLKRKGLAVELLSGDRAGAVEAAATVAGIEHWRAECRPDDKCERLAELERQGRRVLMVGDGLNDAPALAAAHVSLSPSSAADISQTAADAVFQGGRLDAVLTVLDVARRANRLVRQNFVMAAGYNIITVPLAIMGFVTPLVAAAAMSSSSIIVVGNALRLAGRRKRL from the coding sequence ATGAGCGACGTCGTCCACCTGAAGCCCGCCTCGTCGGCCGCGTCCGCGAATGTGGCCAACGACGCGGACGCGGTGGATTGCACGGACTTCATTCAAGACGCCGGTGACGGCGGCCACCGCCTGCATCTTCTGGTCGAGGGCGCCCATTGCGGTGGCTGTGTGCGCAAGATCGAGGGCGCGCTCGCCGGGTTTGACGACGTCACCGAAGCACGCATGAACCTCAGCACCCGGCGCCTTGCCGTCGGCTGGCATGGCCAGGCCGCGCGCGCCAACACGTTTGCCCGCGCGGTCGCCGGGCTTGGCTTTCGCGTCATGCCCTACGATCCGATATCCGCGTCCGGAGCCTACGAACAAGACGGGCGCATGTTACTGCGCTGCATGGCGGTTGCCGGTTTTGCCGCCGCCAACGTTATGCTGCTTTCGGTCTCCATCTGGTCGGGTCATGTGGAGGGCATGACTTCGGCGACGCGCGACCTGTTCCATTGGCTCTCGGCGCTTATCGCGCTGCCGGCCGTTGTTTATGCCGGGCGTCCGTTCTTCCGCTCCGCCATCGCGGCGTTGCGCAATCGACGCGCCAACATGGACGTGCCGATCTCGCTCGCTGTCATCCTGGCGTCGGCCATGAGTTTAGCCGAGACCATGCGCGGCGCCGATCACGCCTATTTTGATTCAGCGGTCATGCTGCTGTTCTTCCTGCTGGTCGGCCGCTATCTCGATCACCGCGCGCGCGGCAAGGTGCGGTTTGCCGCCGAGCGACTTTTGGCCCTGGGCCAAGCGCCGGTGACGGTCATCAACCCGGACGGCACGCGCCAAGCCCGCCACCCCGCCAATGTTGACCTGGGCCAACATGTCCTGGTTGCGACCGGCGAACGCGTGGCGGTCGATGGCCAAGTCGTCGCCGGCGATGGCGAACTGGATACCAGTCTCATAACCGGCGAGACGATGCCGCGGCATATCCATGCCGGTGACGTCGTCCATGCCGGCATGCTGAACCTGGGCGCACCGTTGACGCTCGTTGTCAGCGCGACCGGCGAAGGCACGGTACTTGCCGACATCGTGCGGTTGATGGAAGCCGCTGAGCAGCGGCGCGCGGGGTATGTCGCACTCGCTGACCGGGTTGCGCGCTTCTATGCTCCTGTTGTTCATGGCTTGGCCGCCGGTGCCTTCTTCGGCTGGTTCGTGCTCGGCGGCATGGCCTGGCAGGATGCGCTGATGATCGCCATAGCGGTCCTGATTGTTACCTGCCCGTGCGCCCTGGGGCTCGCCGTGCCGGCGGTTCAGGTTATCGCCAGCGGACGGCTGATGCGCGGTGGCATCCTGCTGAAATCGGCGACCGCGCTGGAGCGCTTCGCCACGATCGACACGGTCGTGTTCGACAAGACGGGTACCTTGACCCAGGGCGAACCGGACCTGATCAACCGCGATGCCATCGCTGCCGCCGATCTGACGCTTGCCGCCTCGATCGCCGCGGCCAGCCGCCACCCCCTCGCCCGCGCCTTGGTTCGCGCGGCGCCGGTTGCGCCGCTGGCCGAGGATGTCAGGGAGGTGCCGGGTTCGGGTCTTGTCATGGTCCGAGACGGGGCCGAGGTGAAGCTCGGCAATCGCCCGTGGTGCGGCATCGAAACGAACAAGCAGGACGATCTGGACGGTCCGGAGTTGTGGCTCAGGCACGCCGACGGGACCACGGTTCGGTTCGCGTTCTCCGATCGATTACGCGACGGCGCCCGCGACGTGGTCGCCGTGCTCAAGCGAAAGGGCCTGGCCGTCGAACTCCTGTCCGGCGATCGTGCCGGCGCTGTCGAAGCGGCCGCAACCGTTGCCGGCATCGAACACTGGCGCGCGGAGTGCCGGCCTGATGATAAGTGTGAGCGGCTGGCTGAGCTCGAACGGCAGGGACGGCGTGTGCTGATGGTTGGCGACGGATTGAACGATGCGCCGGCGCTTGCCGCGGCCCATGTCTCATTATCGCCAAGCAGCGCGGCGGACATCAGCCAGACCGCGGCCGATGCGGTGTTCCAGGGCGGCCGGTTGGATGCGGTCTTGACCGTGTTGGACGTGGCCCGCCGCGCCAACCGGTTGGTGCGCCAGAACTTCGTCATGGCTGCCGGCTACAACATCATCACCGTGCCGCTCGCCATCATGGGTTTTGTGACACCCCTGGTCGCCGCGGCGGCGATGTCCAGTTCGTCCATTATCGTGGTTGGCAACGCGCTGCGCCTTGCCGGCCGCAGAAAGCGGTTGTGA
- a CDS encoding FixH family protein, translating to MMGAKAWLMRGDRWIPGLIVLGFVVVVIANGTMIWIALGTWTGLTTGESYNRGLAYNETIAQVEARDALGWTVDIATNTTADGHEAELVLADANGAPIDGAVIVGRFVRPTHEGYDFDVSFSQVGAGRYRTTFLAPLSGQWDLRFEIAKGGDIYRAAERLRLSP from the coding sequence ATGATGGGTGCAAAAGCCTGGTTGATGCGCGGCGACCGATGGATTCCCGGTCTGATCGTGCTGGGCTTTGTCGTTGTCGTCATCGCCAACGGCACGATGATCTGGATCGCGTTGGGTACATGGACCGGCCTGACCACGGGCGAGTCCTATAACCGGGGTCTGGCCTATAACGAGACGATCGCCCAGGTCGAGGCACGCGACGCGCTGGGGTGGACGGTTGACATCGCGACGAACACGACCGCCGACGGTCATGAGGCCGAGCTTGTCCTTGCCGACGCCAACGGCGCACCGATCGACGGTGCGGTCATCGTCGGCAGGTTCGTCCGACCGACCCATGAAGGCTACGACTTCGACGTCAGCTTCAGTCAAGTTGGCGCCGGGCGCTATCGCACGACGTTTCTGGCGCCGCTCTCTGGTCAATGGGATCTACGGTTCGAGATCGCAAAGGGTGGCGACATCTATCGCGCGGCCGAGCGGTTGCGGTTATCGCCATGA
- the ccoO gene encoding cytochrome-c oxidase, cbb3-type subunit II has product MASFIKHDRIERNVTLMMVLTLITVAIGGLVEIVPLYVVDTTIERVEGVRPYSPLEQRGRDIYIREGCYVCHSQQIRPFRDEVERYGHYSLAAESMYDHPFQWGSKRTGPDLARVGGKFSNEWHVAHFLNPREIVPESIMPGYAFLADRKLETEDIVARLDALIAVGVPYDEMMVENAYADLVAQADPDADHSGLLERYPNAMVGDFDGNDRELTELDALIAYMQILGRMVDFADIDAGDVVQQ; this is encoded by the coding sequence ATGGCCTCGTTCATCAAACATGACCGCATCGAACGCAACGTCACGCTGATGATGGTTCTGACCCTGATCACCGTTGCCATCGGCGGCCTGGTGGAGATCGTGCCGCTCTATGTGGTCGACACGACGATCGAGCGTGTCGAAGGCGTTAGACCCTATTCGCCCTTGGAGCAGCGCGGCCGCGACATCTACATCCGCGAAGGCTGCTATGTCTGCCATAGCCAGCAGATCCGCCCGTTCCGCGACGAGGTCGAGCGTTATGGCCACTACAGCCTGGCGGCCGAGAGCATGTATGACCATCCGTTCCAGTGGGGCTCCAAGCGCACGGGCCCGGACCTGGCGCGGGTCGGTGGCAAATTCTCCAACGAATGGCACGTCGCGCATTTCCTGAACCCGCGCGAGATCGTGCCGGAATCGATCATGCCGGGTTATGCGTTCCTCGCCGATCGCAAGTTGGAGACTGAGGATATCGTCGCGCGTTTGGATGCGCTGATCGCGGTCGGCGTGCCTTATGACGAGATGATGGTCGAGAACGCTTATGCCGATCTGGTGGCCCAGGCCGACCCCGATGCGGATCACAGCGGTCTTCTGGAGCGTTACCCCAACGCCATGGTCGGTGATTTCGACGGCAATGATCGTGAGCTCACCGAGCTCGACGCACTGATTGCGTACATGCAGATCCTCGGCCGCATGGTCGACTTCGCCGACATCGATGCCGGCGATGTGGTGCAGCAATAG
- the ccoS gene encoding cbb3-type cytochrome oxidase assembly protein CcoS, whose translation MSGLLILIPAALLLGLVGLVAFLWSLRSGQYDDLDGAAERILYDENDETDQDKKGR comes from the coding sequence GTGAGCGGATTGCTGATCCTCATTCCGGCGGCCCTGCTGCTTGGGCTCGTCGGTCTTGTCGCGTTCCTATGGTCGTTGCGGAGCGGTCAGTACGACGACCTGGACGGTGCGGCCGAGCGCATCCTTTATGACGAAAACGATGAGACTGACCAGGACAAGAAAGGGCGTTAG